The proteins below come from a single Drosophila miranda strain MSH22 chromosome Y unlocalized genomic scaffold, D.miranda_PacBio2.1 Contig_Y1_pilon, whole genome shotgun sequence genomic window:
- the LOC117190940 gene encoding uncharacterized protein LOC117190940 isoform X2, translated as MEMQNRTRTGSGNAEVRAPERIAGHAERYDTDKVFNQKSLNRPPPFGNLSIFPALMHISKEGAKRLAPPSDSVERKYIVDLFKNCYDAGDFLSQLPVPRDGAFVIFHMRRNL; from the exons ATGG AGATGCAAAATCGGACCAGAACCGGGTCCGGAAACGCAGAAGTTCGAGCACCGGAGAGGATAGCGGGCCATGCTGAGAGATATGATACTGACAAGGTCTTCAATCAGAAGTCACTTAACAGGCCACCACCCTTTGGCAATCTTTCCATATTTCCAGCCTTAATG CACATATCCAAAGAAGGCGCCAAGCGATTGGCACCGCCCAGCGATAGCGTAGAAAGAAAATACATTGTCGATTTATTCAAGAACTGCTATGATGCCGGTGATTTCCTATCGCAGCTGCCAGTGCCCCGAGATGGGGCATTCGTTATATTTCACATGCGCCGAAATCTATGA
- the LOC117190940 gene encoding uncharacterized protein LOC117190940 isoform X1 yields MVEMQNRTRTGSGNAEVRAPERIAGHAERYDTDKVFNQKSLNRPPPFGNLSIFPALMHISKEGAKRLAPPSDSVERKYIVDLFKNCYDAGDFLSQLPVPRDGAFVIFHMRRNL; encoded by the exons ATGG TAGAGATGCAAAATCGGACCAGAACCGGGTCCGGAAACGCAGAAGTTCGAGCACCGGAGAGGATAGCGGGCCATGCTGAGAGATATGATACTGACAAGGTCTTCAATCAGAAGTCACTTAACAGGCCACCACCCTTTGGCAATCTTTCCATATTTCCAGCCTTAATG CACATATCCAAAGAAGGCGCCAAGCGATTGGCACCGCCCAGCGATAGCGTAGAAAGAAAATACATTGTCGATTTATTCAAGAACTGCTATGATGCCGGTGATTTCCTATCGCAGCTGCCAGTGCCCCGAGATGGGGCATTCGTTATATTTCACATGCGCCGAAATCTATGA